A window of Acetonema longum DSM 6540 contains these coding sequences:
- a CDS encoding non-ribosomal peptide synthetase — MGRELFREEPVFRKAIEECDMLFRGHAYWSLIRELNAGESQSRLDQTQFVQPALFAVQVALARLWESWGIRPAAVVGHSMGEAAAAHIAGVLTLADAVRVIFHRSRLMQQTTGQGKTVAVELSREEAASLLRGYENKVSVACYNGPASLVLSGDPANINEVMAILEKKKVFCKALPVSYAFHSHQMEPLMADLAKSLQGLEPQAAGMPIYSTVTGQCIDGQELDADYWVKNLRNPVLFADAVERLIEDDYSVFLEISPHPVLAGAIRQNFGKRGQDVSVLPSLRRQEPEQATLLNSLGALYTLGYPVEWEQLYPEGRCVSLPGYPWQRESYWFEAERGLNYEALQRAQQTAAGSWDQWLYEPVWRPQENGREKSAVNGQGIWLIFAHRSGIGERAAKRLAERGERAVVVYPGESFACLEKDIFCSSPSRQDMNRLFQETLHSGRDCCRGILHTWSAGAGRKGEISAADLEQAQELGCLHVLQLVQAVRECSGMFNRAWPRLWLVTKGSQPVLQEGEAVDVAQAPLWGLGRTLALEQQELWGGLVDLDAAAPDEQAADRLIADLLVHDGEDQVAYRQGRRYIARLQRHIPSGKRDISFRCAANGSYLITGGLGDLGMQVARWLVQQGAKWLILMARTELPPRSAWGQALAKGDRIAGYITNIKELEAMGASVYLAAVDVGDERQFKAFLTRYREEYWPPVRGVVHAAGTVADALLTACEPAAFRAVLRPKVQGAWHLHHLLQDDPLDFFILFSSISTLVSSPRLGSYAAANAFLDALAHQRRQLGLPALSINWGPWADIGMAARSQKTALTAAGTGMNPIPPAAGLQILEALAGRDLEQVAVMDMDWEQWGAIFQQAGKAGLFEDLLQHTGEIAATVSSAASGEGSVRAGLLGAGPEERRQLLEQYLCGQTAQVLKLPQARLDVNAALNGMGLDSIMAVELKNKLERTLGVVVPMVNFLQGPSIAELAAQVQELLTLEPAAAVIPSVPEQEYYPVSSAQKRMFILNQFEANDTAYNNFLAFQIEGKLDKQRFAAVLRQLAERHETLRTSFEVIDGEPVQRVHASIDFQMDERTADEADLPDLIQGFIRPFDLSQAPLFRVSVIELASSSHMVLFDFHHIISDGVTAAIFTRELAGLYEGKELPELRIQYKDFAVWQNKLFQTAEFKKQEAYWLQAFAGEPPVLNMPTDYPRPPVRSFKGDLLRFTLDETLTAALNKLAVDSGTTLYMVLLAAYNVLLSKYSGQEDIVIGSPIEGRPYADLHNIIGVFVNTLAMRNYPEGGKRFREFLQEVKDHALQAYQHQDYQFEELVEKLDIPRNLSRNPLFDTMFALQNVNLAALAIGDLRLTRYGFDNKIAKFDLILEAIERNSRLDFTLEFDTALFKSETARRLCGHFINLLASIVEDPQVKLGDIDMMSGEEKRQIVADFNNTTTAYPKDKTIQELFEEQAAAHPEQTAVVFNGQQLSYRELNRKANQLAGALRVKGVTANRIVGIMVERSPEMIIGILGILKAGGAYLPIDPEYPEERIGYMLQDSGAGILITQPRLAAANLFKGETLDIEDPGLYRGDCANLPRVNTAQDLAYVIYTSGSTGKPKGNLTMHHNVVRVVKNTNYIEITGRDVLLQLSNYAFDGSVFDIYGALLNGAKLVLVDRSGVLDIARLPKIIEQEKVTVFFITTALFNTLVDINIDCFRHIRKVLFGGEMVSVNHVRRAFNYLGGGKIIHVYGPTETTVFATAYAVNQLAENEASIPIGAPIANTAIYILGKDGQTQPVGVAGELCIGGAGLAQGYLNRPELTAEKFVSNPFQPGEKMYRTGDLARWLPDGNIEFLGRIDHQVKIRGFRIELGEIETELLKHPAIKEAIVIAKGDTTAGKYLCAYFTAGQELGAAELRGHLSHALPDYMIPAFLVQLEKMPLTPNGKIDRRALPEPDGGSGRAEYAAPRNEAEEKMAALWQDILGVEKVGIEDNFFELGGHSLKAITLVARIHKEFGTAVPLQEIFKAQTIRNLMEIAEGTAPNSYAAIEPVPEQEYYPVSSAQKRMFILNQFEGSDTAYNMPAALRIEGRLDKKKFAAALQQLVARHETLRTSFSVIAGEPVQRVRPAIDFAMDCRQASEAALPGIIEAFVRPFDLSQAPLLRASLVELNETSHVLLFDMHHIISDGASIGILMQEWAALYQGQGLPELRIQYKDFSAWQKAMRETDGMKRHEAYWLKALAGDLPVLNVPADDPRPAVRSFEGDRLQFELEEELTAALNTLAGQAGATPYMVLLAAYNVLLAKYTGQEDIIVGSPITGRPHADLENIVGMFVNTLAMRNYPAGDKSFLEFLAEVKENALGAYEHQEYQFEALVDKLNLPRDLSRNPLFDTVFALQDLDVAALSMGELKLSPVAFANKIAKFDVTLEAVERNNRFVFTLEYYTRLFTEETASRLAGHFVNVLRNVAAAPHSKLADIAILSGDEKRRILSEFNNTEHVYPRHKTAVERFEEQAARVPANTAVAFEERRLTYRDLNEKANQLARVLKAKGVQANRIVGILTERSPEMLIGILGIMKAGGAYLPIDPEYPADRIAYMLEDSGAAVCLTQRHLAALLSFGGESIDLSDRSLYGGDNSNPPRETAAQDLAYVIYTSGSTGRPKGVEIQHASLANLIGWHQRVYEITEADRATQLAGQAFDASVWEIWPYLTAGAGLYILDNETRTSPAALIQWLKRNRITISFMPTPLAEVLLSEPWPADTPLRALLTGGDKLRRRPAADLPFTLLNHYGPTENTVVATWTPVAAGAAQDVLPSIGQPVDNSQVYIVNRYNQLQPVGIPGELCIAGDSLARGYLNKPELTAEKFAPNPFMPGTRMYRTGDLARWMPDGNIEFLGRIDYQVKIRGFRIELGEIEAELLKHPSVKEAVVMTRPDANGNPYLCAYFAAERELDGAALRQHLARELPEYMIPSYFIQLDTLPLTPNGKIDRKALPEPDAAVNAGADYAAPENETEEMLVRIWQEVLKIERIGIKDNFFSLGGDSIKGIQVLSRLSHCGYHLEMRDLFKYPVIEELSRRVTAVSRQIDQGVVEGAVGLTPIQSWLFAQPFAAKHHFNQAVMLYAAAGLEEGALRRVFAKLAEHHDALRMVVNDDNGQPVQFNRGLAGELYALELVDLTGRDDYREMIVREAERIQSGIDLRRGPLLKAGLFKTQAGDHLLLVIHHLAVDGVSWRVILQDLAAGYQQALQDGDVSFPDKTHSFQAWSEQLAAYANSRELLDEAAYWAGLEAADIQALPKDKAVAARLYRDNESTRLELTAEDTEKLLKQVNTAYNTEINDILLTVLGMAVREWAGVEKVLINLEGHGREAIIKDLDISRTVGWFTAQYPVTLDMGDDRDLAYRIKSVKETLRQIPGKGVGYGLLKYLTRPENKPALHFNLQPEISFNYLGQFDGEMNTERFTMSDIPAGNAISPQMENPYAVDISGMVVKGRLALSFTYNRAEYEQATMAKLTDCFRRNLLAVIAHCTAAGYTELTPSDISREELSLEDVDNIYELLGKNLPE, encoded by the coding sequence ATGGGACGGGAACTGTTCCGTGAGGAGCCTGTGTTCCGGAAAGCCATAGAAGAATGCGATATGCTGTTCCGCGGGCATGCCTACTGGTCACTGATAAGAGAATTAAACGCGGGAGAATCACAGAGCCGGTTGGACCAGACGCAGTTTGTCCAGCCGGCGCTTTTTGCTGTCCAGGTGGCATTGGCCAGGCTTTGGGAATCTTGGGGCATCCGGCCTGCGGCAGTAGTCGGCCATAGTATGGGCGAAGCGGCAGCGGCCCACATTGCCGGCGTTCTCACCCTTGCTGACGCCGTGCGCGTGATTTTTCACCGCAGCCGGCTGATGCAGCAGACTACCGGCCAGGGTAAAACAGTGGCTGTCGAGCTTTCCCGGGAGGAAGCGGCATCGCTGCTGCGGGGATATGAAAATAAAGTATCGGTCGCCTGCTATAACGGGCCAGCGTCATTGGTTTTATCCGGCGACCCGGCCAATATAAACGAAGTTATGGCAATCTTAGAGAAAAAGAAAGTATTTTGCAAGGCGCTGCCCGTAAGCTATGCGTTTCACAGCCATCAGATGGAGCCGCTTATGGCGGATCTGGCAAAATCCCTGCAAGGGCTGGAGCCGCAGGCAGCCGGCATGCCAATCTATTCTACGGTTACCGGCCAATGCATCGACGGACAGGAACTCGACGCTGACTATTGGGTGAAAAACCTCAGGAACCCGGTGCTGTTCGCCGATGCTGTGGAACGGCTGATCGAAGACGATTACAGCGTATTCCTGGAAATCAGCCCCCATCCTGTGCTTGCCGGCGCCATCCGGCAGAATTTCGGCAAGCGGGGACAGGACGTTAGCGTGCTGCCGTCTTTGCGCAGGCAGGAGCCTGAGCAGGCGACTCTGCTTAACTCGCTGGGGGCGCTTTATACCCTTGGTTATCCCGTCGAATGGGAGCAGCTCTATCCGGAGGGCCGGTGCGTTTCCCTGCCGGGGTATCCCTGGCAGCGGGAATCCTATTGGTTTGAGGCGGAACGCGGTCTGAATTATGAAGCTTTACAGCGCGCACAGCAGACTGCCGCCGGCAGCTGGGACCAGTGGCTGTATGAGCCGGTCTGGCGTCCTCAGGAAAACGGCCGGGAAAAATCTGCGGTGAACGGCCAGGGGATCTGGCTGATCTTCGCCCACCGGTCGGGTATCGGGGAAAGGGCTGCCAAACGCCTGGCGGAGCGGGGAGAACGGGCGGTCGTTGTATATCCCGGCGAATCCTTTGCCTGCCTGGAAAAAGACATATTTTGCAGCAGCCCGTCCCGGCAGGATATGAACAGGCTTTTCCAGGAAACGCTTCATTCCGGCCGGGATTGTTGCCGCGGCATCCTGCATACCTGGAGCGCCGGCGCGGGCCGTAAAGGCGAAATAAGCGCGGCTGACCTGGAGCAGGCGCAAGAACTGGGATGCCTGCATGTGCTGCAGCTTGTACAGGCCGTCCGGGAATGCAGCGGCATGTTTAACCGGGCCTGGCCGCGCCTTTGGCTTGTTACCAAAGGCAGCCAGCCGGTACTGCAGGAAGGGGAAGCCGTAGATGTTGCCCAGGCGCCGCTGTGGGGGCTGGGCAGGACCCTTGCCCTTGAGCAGCAGGAATTATGGGGCGGATTGGTGGATCTGGACGCCGCGGCGCCGGACGAACAAGCCGCAGACAGGCTAATTGCGGATCTATTGGTCCATGACGGCGAAGACCAGGTTGCTTACCGTCAAGGCAGACGCTATATAGCCCGATTGCAGCGCCATATCCCCTCCGGAAAACGGGATATTTCATTCCGTTGCGCTGCCAACGGCTCGTACCTGATTACCGGCGGGCTTGGCGACCTGGGTATGCAGGTTGCCCGCTGGCTGGTGCAGCAAGGAGCCAAATGGCTGATTTTAATGGCGAGGACTGAACTGCCGCCGCGATCGGCGTGGGGGCAGGCGCTGGCCAAAGGGGACCGTATAGCCGGCTATATTACCAACATTAAAGAATTGGAAGCGATGGGAGCCAGCGTATATCTGGCGGCCGTTGATGTAGGCGATGAACGGCAGTTTAAGGCATTCCTTACACGGTATCGGGAGGAATACTGGCCGCCTGTCAGAGGGGTAGTTCATGCGGCAGGCACAGTGGCCGACGCGCTGCTGACCGCGTGCGAACCCGCCGCCTTTCGTGCGGTTTTACGGCCCAAAGTCCAGGGAGCCTGGCATCTGCATCATCTGCTGCAGGATGATCCGCTGGACTTTTTCATTTTGTTCTCATCGATTTCCACCCTGGTGAGTTCGCCGCGGTTGGGAAGCTACGCGGCGGCAAACGCCTTTTTGGATGCCCTGGCGCATCAGCGGCGGCAGCTGGGCTTGCCGGCGCTAAGCATAAACTGGGGCCCCTGGGCGGACATCGGCATGGCGGCCCGTTCACAAAAGACAGCTTTGACTGCCGCCGGCACCGGCATGAACCCGATACCGCCCGCAGCGGGGCTGCAAATACTGGAAGCGCTGGCCGGCCGGGATTTGGAACAGGTTGCGGTCATGGATATGGACTGGGAACAATGGGGCGCGATTTTTCAACAGGCTGGGAAAGCTGGGCTGTTTGAAGACTTGCTGCAGCATACCGGCGAAATTGCCGCAACCGTCAGCTCCGCCGCTTCCGGAGAAGGCTCCGTCCGCGCCGGACTGCTGGGAGCCGGGCCGGAGGAACGCCGGCAATTGCTGGAACAGTATTTGTGCGGGCAGACGGCTCAGGTTTTGAAACTGCCCCAGGCCAGGCTTGATGTTAACGCCGCCTTAAACGGCATGGGACTTGATTCGATCATGGCCGTGGAGTTGAAGAACAAGCTGGAAAGGACGCTGGGCGTCGTTGTTCCCATGGTGAATTTTCTGCAGGGGCCCAGCATCGCGGAACTGGCCGCGCAGGTTCAGGAACTTTTAACGCTGGAACCGGCTGCCGCCGTTATCCCCAGTGTGCCGGAACAGGAGTATTATCCGGTATCATCGGCGCAAAAGCGCATGTTTATTCTGAATCAGTTTGAAGCAAACGATACTGCCTACAACAATTTTCTGGCCTTTCAAATAGAAGGGAAGCTGGACAAGCAACGGTTTGCGGCCGTATTGCGGCAACTGGCGGAGCGGCATGAAACCCTGCGGACTTCTTTCGAGGTGATTGATGGGGAGCCTGTGCAAAGAGTGCATGCGTCCATTGATTTTCAGATGGATGAACGCACGGCGGACGAGGCGGACCTGCCGGACCTGATCCAGGGGTTCATCCGTCCTTTTGACCTGAGCCAGGCGCCGCTGTTCCGGGTGAGCGTGATCGAACTGGCCTCGTCCAGCCATATGGTGTTATTTGATTTTCATCATATTATCTCCGATGGGGTCACAGCGGCGATTTTTACGCGGGAATTGGCCGGCTTGTATGAAGGAAAAGAACTGCCGGAACTGCGCATCCAATACAAGGATTTTGCCGTCTGGCAAAATAAGCTGTTCCAAACCGCGGAGTTCAAAAAGCAGGAAGCATACTGGCTGCAGGCATTTGCCGGGGAACCTCCCGTGCTCAATATGCCGACCGATTATCCGCGTCCGCCGGTCCGCAGCTTTAAGGGGGATCTGCTGCGCTTTACCCTGGATGAAACCCTGACCGCCGCCTTAAACAAACTGGCCGTGGATAGCGGGACGACCCTCTACATGGTGCTGCTGGCGGCCTACAATGTTTTATTATCCAAATACAGCGGCCAGGAAGATATTGTCATTGGCTCGCCGATTGAAGGAAGGCCCTATGCGGACCTGCATAATATTATCGGCGTATTTGTCAATACGCTGGCCATGCGCAATTATCCCGAAGGCGGGAAACGTTTCCGGGAATTTTTACAAGAGGTTAAAGACCACGCGCTGCAGGCTTATCAACATCAGGACTACCAGTTTGAGGAACTGGTGGAAAAACTGGACATCCCGCGCAATTTAAGCAGGAATCCGCTGTTTGACACCATGTTTGCCCTGCAGAACGTGAATCTGGCCGCGCTGGCCATCGGAGATTTGCGATTGACACGTTATGGCTTCGATAATAAGATCGCTAAATTTGATCTGATTCTGGAAGCCATCGAAAGAAACAGCCGGTTAGACTTTACCCTGGAATTTGACACGGCATTGTTTAAAAGTGAAACGGCCCGAAGACTGTGCGGGCATTTTATCAACCTGCTGGCAAGCATTGTGGAGGACCCTCAAGTCAAGCTGGGAGACATCGACATGATGTCCGGGGAAGAAAAAAGGCAAATCGTCGCAGACTTCAACAATACAACAACCGCCTATCCCAAGGACAAGACGATTCAGGAGCTCTTCGAAGAACAAGCGGCAGCGCACCCTGAACAGACGGCCGTCGTATTCAACGGGCAGCAGCTCAGCTACCGGGAACTGAACCGCAAAGCCAACCAGCTGGCCGGCGCACTGCGGGTCAAAGGAGTAACCGCCAACCGCATCGTCGGCATCATGGTGGAACGCTCCCCCGAAATGATCATCGGCATCCTGGGCATCTTAAAGGCCGGCGGCGCCTACCTGCCGATCGACCCGGAATACCCGGAGGAGCGCATCGGCTACATGCTCCAGGACAGCGGCGCCGGTATCCTGATCACCCAGCCGCGTTTGGCTGCGGCCAACCTCTTTAAGGGAGAAACGCTGGACATCGAAGACCCCGGCCTCTACCGAGGCGACTGCGCCAACCTGCCCCGTGTCAACACCGCGCAGGATTTAGCCTATGTCATCTATACCTCCGGCTCAACCGGCAAGCCCAAAGGCAACCTCACCATGCACCACAATGTCGTCCGGGTCGTCAAAAACACCAACTATATCGAAATTACCGGCCGGGACGTATTGCTGCAGTTATCCAACTACGCCTTTGACGGTTCCGTCTTCGACATCTACGGCGCTTTGCTCAACGGAGCCAAACTCGTCCTGGTAGACCGGAGCGGAGTATTGGACATTGCCCGGTTGCCTAAGATCATCGAACAGGAAAAAGTAACCGTCTTCTTCATCACCACCGCCCTGTTCAATACACTGGTAGACATCAATATTGACTGCTTCCGGCACATCCGGAAAGTACTCTTCGGCGGCGAAATGGTTTCGGTCAATCATGTGCGCAGAGCCTTCAACTACTTAGGCGGCGGCAAAATCATCCACGTCTACGGCCCTACCGAAACCACCGTATTCGCCACCGCTTACGCTGTCAACCAGCTGGCGGAAAATGAAGCCAGCATTCCCATCGGAGCCCCCATAGCCAACACTGCAATTTATATACTGGGGAAAGACGGTCAGACGCAGCCCGTCGGCGTGGCGGGAGAGCTGTGCATTGGCGGCGCCGGTCTGGCGCAAGGCTACCTGAACCGGCCGGAACTGACCGCGGAAAAATTTGTCTCTAACCCCTTCCAACCGGGAGAAAAGATGTACCGCACCGGCGACCTGGCCCGGTGGCTGCCCGACGGGAACATAGAATTCCTGGGACGCATCGACCACCAGGTGAAAATCCGGGGCTTCCGGATTGAACTGGGAGAAATCGAAACCGAACTCCTAAAACACCCGGCCATAAAAGAAGCCATTGTAATCGCCAAAGGCGACACCACCGCCGGAAAATACCTGTGCGCCTATTTTACCGCCGGACAGGAACTGGGCGCAGCCGAGCTGCGCGGGCACTTATCCCATGCGCTGCCCGACTACATGATTCCGGCCTTTTTAGTTCAGCTGGAGAAAATGCCACTGACGCCCAACGGCAAAATAGACCGGCGTGCGCTGCCCGAGCCCGACGGAGGCAGCGGCAGAGCCGAATATGCGGCTCCCCGGAATGAAGCGGAAGAAAAGATGGCGGCTCTGTGGCAGGATATTCTGGGCGTGGAAAAAGTCGGGATCGAAGACAACTTTTTCGAACTGGGCGGCCATTCGCTCAAGGCCATCACTCTCGTGGCCAGGATTCATAAGGAATTCGGGACAGCGGTGCCGCTGCAGGAAATCTTTAAAGCGCAGACCATCAGGAACCTGATGGAGATCGCCGAAGGTACGGCGCCCAACAGCTATGCGGCCATTGAACCGGTGCCGGAGCAAGAGTATTACCCGGTGTCGTCGGCGCAGAAGCGCATGTTTATTTTAAATCAATTCGAAGGCAGCGATACCGCTTATAACATGCCTGCGGCGCTGCGGATCGAAGGACGCCTGGACAAGAAGAAATTTGCGGCGGCGCTGCAACAGCTCGTTGCGCGGCACGAAACCTTACGGACTTCGTTTAGCGTGATAGCCGGGGAGCCTGTGCAAAGAGTCCGGCCGGCCATTGACTTTGCCATGGACTGCCGCCAGGCTTCCGAAGCAGCTCTGCCGGGCATCATTGAAGCCTTTGTCCGTCCCTTTGACCTGAGCCAGGCGCCGCTGCTCCGGGCCAGTCTGGTTGAACTAAATGAAACCAGCCATGTCTTACTGTTTGATATGCATCATATTATATCCGACGGCGCATCCATCGGTATTTTAATGCAGGAATGGGCCGCTTTATATCAAGGCCAGGGGCTGCCGGAGCTGCGCATCCAGTATAAGGATTTCTCCGCCTGGCAAAAGGCGATGCGGGAAACGGACGGCATGAAGCGGCATGAGGCGTACTGGCTCAAGGCGCTGGCGGGAGATCTGCCGGTGCTGAATGTGCCTGCGGATGATCCGAGGCCGGCTGTAAGAAGCTTTGAGGGAGACCGTTTGCAGTTCGAACTGGAGGAAGAGCTGACGGCAGCCTTAAACACGCTGGCCGGACAAGCCGGCGCTACGCCCTATATGGTGCTGCTGGCGGCCTATAACGTGCTTCTGGCAAAATATACCGGCCAGGAAGACATCATCGTGGGGTCGCCGATTACGGGAAGACCCCACGCGGATCTGGAGAATATCGTCGGCATGTTTGTCAACACGCTGGCGATGCGCAATTATCCGGCCGGGGACAAGAGCTTCCTGGAATTTTTAGCGGAAGTTAAGGAAAATGCGCTGGGAGCCTATGAACATCAGGAGTATCAGTTTGAAGCACTGGTGGATAAGCTGAACCTGCCGCGGGATCTAAGCCGCAATCCCCTGTTTGACACGGTATTCGCCCTGCAGGATTTGGACGTGGCAGCCTTGTCCATGGGCGAACTGAAGCTTTCTCCCGTTGCCTTCGCCAACAAAATTGCTAAATTCGATGTAACGCTGGAAGCTGTTGAAAGAAATAACCGTTTCGTGTTCACGCTGGAATACTATACCAGACTGTTCACGGAAGAAACGGCCTCCAGGCTGGCGGGGCATTTTGTCAACGTGCTGAGAAATGTCGCCGCCGCACCGCATAGCAAACTGGCGGACATCGCGATTTTGTCCGGGGATGAAAAGCGCCGGATTCTCTCGGAATTTAACAATACGGAACATGTGTATCCACGGCATAAGACGGCGGTGGAACGGTTTGAAGAGCAGGCGGCGAGGGTGCCCGCCAACACGGCGGTAGCATTTGAGGAACGGCGGCTGACCTACCGGGATCTCAATGAAAAAGCCAATCAACTGGCCCGGGTGTTGAAAGCGAAGGGGGTACAGGCCAACCGCATTGTCGGCATCCTGACGGAACGCTCGCCGGAGATGCTGATCGGCATTCTGGGAATCATGAAGGCCGGCGGGGCCTATCTGCCGATTGACCCGGAATATCCGGCGGACAGAATCGCCTATATGCTCGAAGACAGCGGAGCGGCTGTTTGCCTGACGCAGCGGCATCTCGCCGCTCTCCTGTCCTTTGGCGGGGAGAGCATCGATTTAAGCGACCGCAGCTTGTATGGCGGCGACAATTCGAATCCGCCCCGGGAAACTGCCGCCCAGGATCTGGCCTATGTCATTTATACATCGGGTTCAACCGGCAGGCCCAAAGGCGTGGAGATACAGCATGCCAGCCTGGCGAATCTGATCGGCTGGCACCAGCGGGTCTATGAAATCACTGAGGCCGACAGAGCGACGCAGCTGGCCGGGCAGGCCTTCGACGCCTCGGTATGGGAAATCTGGCCCTACCTGACCGCCGGCGCGGGCCTCTATATTCTCGATAATGAAACCCGGACCTCTCCGGCGGCGCTGATCCAATGGCTGAAAAGAAACCGGATTACCATCAGCTTTATGCCGACACCGCTGGCCGAGGTGCTGCTGAGTGAGCCGTGGCCGGCTGACACGCCGCTGCGGGCGCTGCTGACCGGCGGGGATAAGCTGCGGCGCCGACCTGCGGCCGATTTGCCTTTTACACTGCTGAACCATTACGGCCCCACGGAAAACACGGTCGTGGCAACCTGGACGCCTGTCGCCGCCGGCGCGGCGCAGGATGTTCTGCCGTCCATCGGCCAGCCTGTCGACAATTCACAAGTCTATATCGTGAACCGCTACAACCAGCTGCAGCCCGTCGGCATTCCCGGTGAATTGTGCATCGCCGGCGACAGCCTGGCCAGAGGCTATTTAAACAAGCCGGAGCTGACAGCGGAAAAATTTGCGCCCAATCCTTTCATGCCGGGAACGAGAATGTACCGGACGGGGGATTTGGCAAGATGGATGCCGGACGGTAATATTGAGTTCTTAGGCCGCATTGACTATCAGGTAAAGATCCGGGGTTTCCGGATCGAACTGGGAGAGATCGAAGCCGAGCTGCTGAAGCATCCGTCCGTCAAAGAAGCAGTGGTGATGACCCGGCCTGACGCCAACGGCAACCCCTATCTTTGCGCCTATTTCGCGGCGGAGCGGGAGCTTGACGGCGCGGCGTTGCGGCAGCATCTCGCCAGGGAACTGCCTGAATACATGATTCCGTCCTACTTTATCCAACTGGATACACTGCCGCTGACGCCTAACGGCAAAATTGACCGGAAAGCCCTGCCGGAACCGGACGCCGCCGTTAATGCCGGGGCTGACTATGCGGCCCCGGAAAATGAAACGGAAGAAATGCTGGTCCGGATATGGCAAGAGGTATTAAAGATCGAACGGATCGGCATAAAGGATAATTTCTTCAGTCTGGGCGGCGATTCGATCAAAGGCATACAGGTGCTTTCCCGCTTGAGCCACTGCGGCTATCATCTGGAAATGCGGGATTTGTTCAAGTACCCTGTGATTGAAGAATTGAGCCGCCGTGTAACAGCGGTCAGCCGGCAGATTGATCAGGGAGTGGTGGAAGGCGCCGTGGGACTTACGCCGATCCAGAGCTGGCTGTTTGCCCAGCCTTTTGCCGCTAAGCATCATTTCAACCAGGCGGTTATGCTGTATGCGGCGGCGGGCTTGGAAGAAGGCGCGCTGCGCCGCGTATTCGCCAAACTGGCGGAGCATCATGACGCTTTACGGATGGTAGTAAACGATGACAACGGGCAGCCCGTACAGTTTAACCGCGGTCTTGCGGGAGAATTGTACGCCCTGGAGCTTGTGGATCTGACCGGCCGCGATGATTACCGGGAAATGATCGTCCGGGAGGCTGAGCGGATACAAAGCGGCATCGACCTCCGCCGCGGCCCGCTGCTGAAGGCCGGGCTGTTCAAGACCCAGGCAGGGGATCACCTGCTGCTTGTCATCCATCATCTGGCGGTAGACGGAGTATCCTGGAGGGTCATCCTGCAGGATCTGGCCGCCGGGTATCAGCAGGCGCTGCAGGACGGGGACGTTTCGTTCCCGGACAAAACCCATTCGTTTCAGGCGTGGTCGGAGCAATTGGCCGCTTACGCCAACAGCCGGGAGCTGTTAGACGAAGCGGCATACTGGGCCGGCCTGGAAGCGGCGGATATACAGGCGCTGCCTAAGGATAAAGCGGTTGCGGCAAGGCTGTATCGCGACAATGAAAGCACCCGGCTGGAATTAACGGCGGAAGATACGGAAAAATTGCTGAAACAGGTGAATACCGCTTATAACACCGAGATCAACGATATTTTGCTCACGGTGCTGGGCATGGCCGTCAGGGAGTGGGCCGGCGTGGAAAAGGTGTTAATCAACCTGGAAGGCCACGGCCGGGAAGCCATTATCAAAGACCTGGATATCTCACGGACGGTTGGCTGGTTTACCGCCCAATACCCGGTAACGCTAGATATGGGAGACGACAGGGACCTGGCCTACCGCATAAAATCCGTCAAAGAAACGCTGCGGCAGATACCCGGCAAAGGGGTTGGCTACGGCCTGTTAAAATATCTGACGCGGCCGGAAAACAAGCCGGCTTTGCATTTTAACCTGCAGCCGGAAATCAGCTTTAACTATCTGGGGCAGTTTGACGGAGAAATGAATACGGAACGCTTCACTATGTCGGATATCCCGGCTGGGAACGCCATATCGCCGCAGATGGAAAATCCCTATGCCGTAGACATCAGCGGCATGGTTGTCAAGGGACGCCTGGCACTAAGTTTCACGTATAACCGGGCGGAATATGAACAAGCCACCATGGCCAAGCTGACGGATTGTTTCCGCAGAAACCTGCTGGCTGTGATCGCCCATTGCACCGCCGCAGGCTATACCGAGCTGACGCCCAGCGATATCAGCCGGGAGGAACTGAGCCTGGAGGATGTGGACAATATCTACGAGCTGCTGGGAAAAAATTTACCGGAATAA